Sequence from the Sardina pilchardus chromosome 15, fSarPil1.1, whole genome shotgun sequence genome:
CAAAGACAAAGAAACCGTCGTAAAGCCGGAGCTTGTTGACAAGAAACAGAAGAAAGAGGCGGACCTTATCATGCAGGCGATGAAAGATAAGAAGCTGCCCATGGTCCTCCCAGTGGCCGTGCCGGCCCCAGCTCCTGAGCCTGTATCCCCAACACAGCCAGCCAAACCTCCCACCCCCAAGAAGAAGGGGATTTTCACCTTCAAAAAGCCTCTAAAGCCTCCAAAAGTCAAGGCAGGAAGTGTCGATAGTGTATCACCCCCAATCTCCCCAAGCCCACCCAGTCCACCATCCAGTGCCTCCACCCCAGTGGTTGATGTACCTGTGGTTCAGAAagctctcctccctcccatccCAGTCATACCTACACCTCCCAGTAGTCCTGACCCAGTCGTCACAGAGGCAGCCATAGCTGCTCCTGATGTTCCACCACTGGACGTTCCAGAAATCTCTCCCCCAAGCATTCCAGAGCCAGAGGTTCCTGCCCCTGAAGATGCTGCACAGCATATTCCTGAGCCAGAACTTCCTGCTTTTGAAACCCCTCAAGAACCTTTGTCTGTTCTTGATGTGGAAAGTTCTACCCCTGAAATTGCCGTAGAGGCCATTCCAGAGCCGGACATCCCAGCTCCAGACATCCCAGCTCCAGACATCCCAGCTCCAGACATCCCAGCTCCAGACATTCCAGCTCTAGACATTCCGACCCAAATTGCTCCTGAGGTAGCAGAGGTACCAGAAATAGACTTTTCTGTATCAGACATCCCAGCTCCAGAAATGTCTGTTCCAGATGAGCCAGTTTTGGAGATTTCAGCGTTAGATATTCCAACCCCAATCATCCCGCCTCCAGAAATTCCAGACTCTGATGCTCCTGATCCAGAAATTTCAGATCTAGTTATCCCGGATCCTGTCATTCAAGATGTGGATATTACCGACCCCAGTATTCCAGATGTGGCCTCTCTTGATCCACCAGCCTCCTTTTCACCCACCCCCTCAATTCCAGCATCTGTCAGTCTGGTTGTATCTCGAACTCCCTCTCCTGAACAAGTCGCTTCTCCTGAACAAGTTGCCTCTCCTGAACAAGTTGCCTCTCCTGAACAAGTTGCCGTACCTGAGCCAGcttcctccccccttcctccagAGTTGCCCCCGGCACCTGTAGAATTTGCTGAAGTGGAGGAGGATGCTGCTTTAGAAACACAACAGGAAAGTGGTAGCGCTTCCACAGAAGAAATGCCCGAGGAACCTCGgtctcccaccccacccaaacCTGTAACGGCCCTCTCGGTtctggagagagcagaggagtccTCCCCTGAGAAACGGACCACGCCTAGTGACCAGAGAATACTCAACCTGCTGGAAAAGGCCAAGAGGAAACATGCAGTCAAGGCAGCCAAaaccccttccccctctctgtccccgtCTGTTTCGCCTGTCCCGCCCGTTCCGCCCGTCAGGATGACCCCCACCCTGACTGACCACACCCCTCCGGTCAGTCCCACACTCTCGCTGCCTGAGCTCCCGCCAGTTGATTATGAAAACTCAGCAGAGAAGGCTGGGACAGACCAGGGACGGCCAGTGGCTCTGGTGAACGGTTTCGATCACAGTAAGTCATTGCAAAAATACAAAGTTGCACTTTGATCAGAAATATCCTCAGCACATATCACTAGTTAGATTAgagagttttgtgttcacaattTGGGCTTCGCAATAAACACAATCATTTAGCATCTAACTATTCATgtatcatgtacagtatatatcagtAGGTTAGGCTCTTCAATTCAATCTTTATCCAACCTGGATACAGGTTACATGTATCTAAAGCTGAAAAGGCTTGTACAAACTTTCCATTCTTTCAGAGACCTTTGGTATTTTAGGTATCCAGAATTAGGCCATTGAGGTTGCCAAGTTTTAGCATGTCTGTCATAGCCAGGATGACAAAGAGGTGTGGTAATGTGTTGTTCTTTAAGACAGAGACAGCTGAACATTTCAAGCGTCCTGCTGGATTCATTGTTTTCTCTTCTTGCTTGTATTTTACTTGGCAAACACTGGCATGCTATTTGTCATTTTGACAGAGACTTCATGCATCCTAAATACACGTCTGAGACAAAATGTTTAGCCAAAAAGATGAACTGGTTAGCCTTGTTGCTGGAAAGGATTGCAGCTATTACGAGGTGCTAAGATGCACactattgcattgctttttatCTTAGGTTCAAGTTTGATATAACACTTGAATATCCTGTTTTATCAAGGGAAGCATGCAAATGTTATCCAGACAGTCCAACAGGCCCAGCTAGGTAgactacattacatttacattttagcTGTGAACTCATCAAACCCAATTGTGCATGCTCAGCCTGctagtacatgtgtgtgtgtttgttagagtgtgcatgcgtgtgtgagtgtgtgtgtgtgtgtgtgtgtgtgtgtgtgtgtgtgtgtgtgtgtgtgtgcgtgtgtgtgtctgtttgtctctctgtctgtctgtgtgtcagtctgtctgtgtgtgtttatttctgtttgcatgtctgtgcatGGTTGGGTGGTTGCGATCTAGTTCCTCTAGTATCTTGACAATCCCTCTTCACCACCTAGGACAAGTATCTCCCATTTTGGAGGAGCCAGCCATGGAGGAGGCACAAGCAGAGGTTCCCCCAGCCACCCCAGCCAGAAAGCCCTTACCTCCTGTACCATCTCTGGGCCCAGCCCCTGACAAACCTCATCTGCCTCCTGTGGTGGACCTCGGCCCTTATCAACTCATCAGCCAGATCCCAGAGCCTCAGGAGGAGGATGGTAAAGCACATGCattaacagacacaaacaaacatatagaaTGTTTACTTTAACATTCAGAACATTTAGTGAAGAATGACACAGAAGTGATCATTATGATGATGTAACACGCTGAAATGTTCTGAATGCAACCTTGCAGCGACTGCCTCCACCCATTATGTCGGTGCAAACATAACATATGTAGTGAACATTtgaatctttttttctctcaacaaagtacatgcatgcatgtcatTTTTCATCAAATTCCTACCCACCCTGTTATGATAACAgtactgtctgtgtctgtctctcaagTGGGGATTCCAGCTCCAGAGGACTTCAGCCCAGAGGAGCCTGCCGTGGACGCCCGGAACCTTTCACCAGTGGTTCCAGAATGCGAAGACGTTCCAGACATCGGAACACCAGAGGTGGAAATTCCCGGGTTCGGAATCTCTGAGTCATCCACTCTGGAAGAAGCTGTTGCCAGTGCAGAGCCCGAAACTCCAGAGGAGGCTGCCGGAGCTTTGGATGAGATCTATGAAGACGCAGAGCTTGGATCGCCAGTGGCCGAGCTcccagagacagaggcagaggctgCGGACTCACTAGACTCTCCAGTCAGTCAAAATGCCGAGATGCCAATCGGGTAAAAACAAAAGATTGGGTCCAGTCCTTCCCAACAGCTTATTCttttaatcacacacaaacccactgtTGTCTTTTAGGAAGATGTTTCCCTTTTAGTAAGATTTTCAATGGTAGAAACGCATCTTGAGACACTTCTGTGTTTTTCTCCTACTGTGGAGGGAGATTATAATATGGCATTGTACCTTTTGCAGACCACCACAGGAAAGCCCACCTGAAACTGCCGACCAGACAACcaataagaaaaaaagcaaGAAGCGCAAGTCCCCACCAAAGAGTGAGTTAGATTCCTTGAAATGTGATTTCATTTACTGGAGAGAAGTAAGTGGACTGTTCTATAAGACTGACTGTGCCACTTTTGATAGTTGTGTTGTATACCATTTGGTATGGAtgggaggggagtggggggtgggaaTGTATGGgcatgtgtatctgtattgTTACCGTGCCTCATATCATGTTGTTACCCatcaatacaaaaaaaagtgagtacaaaaaaaatgtgatatCAAAACAGGAAACCTGGATAGTTGCTCAGTCTGTGATCCATCTTTGTCAGCTATTCGTGGGTGTCAataggtccctttccacaggtgtataaaatcaaacgCCTagtttatgaatgcagactgcatggtgcttgattttatacacctgtggcaaGGGACCCGATGAAACCCACAAATTGCAAGGCTATATCCAGGACAAGTAGCCCAAAATCTATGGCAATATTTTGCTACCATGATTGGAAATCTTAAGCATGTTTCAGTTAAAGCCCCtcgaagatgtgtgtgtggtgtgtggtgtgtgtgtgtggtgtgtgtgtggtgtgtgtgtggtgtgtggtgtgcccTGTCAAATGTACTTTGATTGAACACAAGCATACAACTTCAAATGCTAGTTCTCTCTAAATAGTTCCGTCATCTTAATTATGATATCTTGAGACAGCGGACCATCTCTTGAATATATTCATCAATCATGCACTATGATTAAAACTTTAAAACACAATGGGAATGAGAGGCATCACATGATGATATCTATCAGGCCGATCAAAAGGAAATAATGAATGGCTTCATTTAGATCTGACCTAATTAACTGGAAGGACAGGAAAAAAAATTTTCTCACCGTGGTCATCATGGTCAATATgtcctgtttgtttttgtttatacaGATCCCTATGCTGATTCGCAGGCTGCGGTAAGTACACTCTCTCGCcatcacactttctctcacctcAACACCTAACAATCACCTAAAATATCTCAGGTGATAACGAGTGATTATAGGATTAGTCCAACTAAGATGCCAAAAGCCCATTTACATACAAGAGAATGAACGTTAGAAACTGACTGTCTTTGCTGTGATTTCAGCCTGAAGAAACCCAGAAGTCTGGATGGTTCAAACCCAAGTAAGTTgtcagtgtttctgtttgtcagtgtgtgtgtgtgtgtgtgtgtgtgtgtgtgtgtgtgtgtgtgtgtgttgggggggggggcttctttCTTTGTTTAGATAGCTGGACTGCTGTTCGGCTTATGCAATGGATTTGATTGACATTTCAGTTTATGATGCTGTGCCATTGCTTCCACAGAAAAAGCAGCTCTGAGATTGCTGAAGAAAAGGAActaaagaagaaagaaaaacaacgaGAAAAGGAGCGTGAGAAAGAGcgcgagaaagagaagaaagaacagaaagagagagaaaagaaggaaaatgaaatgaaaaagaagtTCAAGGTAACATTTTACTGTGAGACTGTGAGACTGTGCATAAtggttcattttatttaatttataatAATTCTCAAATTCCtcaaataactcaaattcctTTTGAAAAGGCTGATTTGGtttttataacaaaacaaaaaaatcaatgataatacattttacttaaaaaaaacattgttaccCGAACAAACATTGTTAGCCCCCAAACAAGTCTCATCAGAAAGTCTGACATTCCCAGCTGCTGAGCCCTCCCTGCACGGGGAGGGTAGAGAGTTTTGCTTTGTCATATAAAAGTAGAAACCTGTCTGAATTCATTCCTCTGGGGTCAAAGGTGAAGTCAGTAGTGAGAATATTTCCTCATCAttccacacactctcccttcTATCCACACACCTACATAGACCACACAACCACATGATTCTGTATTGTAGTGCAGTGTGAATGAGGGCACTGTGGAAGAAAGATTTGGTTGACTTACACAGGCATAGCCATAATGCACAGTGTGTGGATGCTTCGCTTAAATGCTCTGCTAAATCTGTGACATTTCCTGGTACTCGTTAGATTACTGGCCAGGAGGAGGCCATGTACGAGGCAAAGGTCACTGTGGACTGCAAGGGCAAAAACAACGACCTGCCGGTCAAGAGCGGAGACCTGGTCAGCATCATTCGTACCACCAACTGCCCGAAAGGGAAATGGTTGGCCAGGGACAGTGCCAacaaatgtaagtgtgtgtgtgtgtgtgtgtgtgtgtgtaagagtgagggaaagaggtgtgtgtgtgtgtgtgtgtgtgggtgggtgggtggggtgtggggggtcaTGTTCATGTcactcagtgtgtatgtgtgtgtgtgtgtgtgtgcatgcattacTCACCATGTGCACATGGTTACCCAAACCCTCCCCATACCACAATCCTAATTTAGACTTTTAGGCATCGGATTTGATGTTTGAAGTTTCCCACTTGGCTGTGTTCTGTATTGTCTGTCTGAGAATATGAAGTATCCTCAAACCAGATCAGACGATATCAGATCAACAGTCACTGAACCAAAACACCTTGCATGTCTTACCCGCatactgtaggctggctgtGAGCTATCTGGTCTGTCACTGTTGACCTACTTCCCGTACGGTGTGGTGTCATTGTGAGTTCCTGTGAGGTAAAGTCATGTCGTTGGTTTCAGATGGCTACATCTCCGTGAAGAGCGTGGAGCTGGACATCAAGGAGATGATGGAGCTGGGGAAGAAGGTGAAGACACTGAGTCGTGCCAACGCCACCGGCCAGGAGAACGGAGAGCCCCCAAACCTGGACAGCGGGTAACCACGTCAACCATCACTGTCGTTCCGATATCAACCCCATAAGCTGATGATTCATGGGCCtgctttttgagcaatgttgcagggCATTATTGTGGttcttactgtacatgttcCCATTGATACTGGGCAACAATTTATTTTCTGGAGAACTTGGTTGCCCAGTAGCATTGCTCAAAACGTTGCCACATGTATCATCACTTTTAGTTTCAGTTTAACATTTTGACTAAAATAGCTATCATCGTTCTGTTGTTTTCTGGCTTCTGCATTGAAGGTTTGTATTATGTTAGTAATCTTCTGACTTGTTCTCTACAGGATGGCTAACCAGTATGAACTCAGTCAGAGCTGTGAGTATTATTGATACATTATACATTTTTCAACGTGATACATCATTCATATCATAGCATGTATTTCATCATGTGATAGCTGGTTCTGTTCAGTGTGTTGCTAGTCCACATTTGTAAAAGGGTGTTTtgcgtctccctctctccagtttcAGATGACGACGAGTGGAATGACGATGATGATCATGAACCACTCTCTCCTACTGAACTCTCTCAGTCTATGGACAAGTGAGTACCAGGCTGTGTGATGTGgacatatgttgtgtgtgtgtgcgtgtgcgtgtgcgtgtgcgtgtgcgtgtgcgtgtgcgtgtgtgcgtgtgcgtgtgcgtgtgcgtgtgtgtgtgtgcgtgtgcgtgtgtgtcgagCAGAATAGAGGAAGCACAATCCTTGTCTACTTTATACTGTAAATGTTAACAGGGAAGACATTTTTGATGTGATTCTGTTCAACTAATTTTGTGTCTTCTTGTGCAGTGGACTGTACAGCACGTTGTCCATTCCAGATACAGGTCAGTTAAACCCAACACAACGCAACAAATGACCAAAGCATTTACTATTTTGATTCTGATCCTTTCTGGGAAAACAATAGTTTGTGTGAGCCGATCAGCTAGATATTTTAACCACCATGTTACTTTTGAATCCGTCACAGTGGATAGGTCTAATTGATAAGATTATTCTGATAAAGATGTTTACAGTAATGAGCCCTGCCAATTCTGAGGCTTGTTGAGTTAAAGTATATGTGGTGTGTTTCAACTGTTGACTGGTGTGGTCTGATTATATCATTTGGGCTCTTCTAGTGAGTCCAGAGCCAGAGTCTCTAGAACATAACCTGAGTGATGCCACGGACAACCCACACATGCAGTAAggctttctccatctttctccatctctctctctctctctctctctctctctctctctctctctctctctctctctctctctctctctctctctctctctctctctctctctctctctctctctctctctctctctctctctccctccgtcccccCTCACTCTTAATCTGGAAAgacctgggcccgtattcacaaagaattttagggctaaaagtagctcctaactggcgaatttaggagaaactcctaaaaataatgggcgtgtcactcctaactttaggactcctaatttttctcactaaaagtaattcTCAAAGCATTTTAAGCTTCAAattagctcctaagtctaggacagcttaaaagaagtcgagaggactcctaactcagtaagacctattcacaaaccgcttttagtggcatttcacgtcgcgatgtagtgaaatgaccgtgcggttacaggagctgtcatgcgagggaatcattgtgcattgcaactaagagaTGCAATAACGCCAACGACAATCAAAAAaacaccactgcatgtaaactaaatgtaacgtgtcTTTGTAGGGctaaattcaattaaattgtttatcctcttcgcgaatgtaggctacgtgctttcatacagattcatttaaaccatgttgcaaatataggctactgctccagtccgtgtttcattatgctccctaggctatttgctttagcctactctttattaatttaggctatacccatttattcatcatcttccatccttcacagtccgacatagcgcacgcattctcaccagctaagacctgacacctgtcactcaactcgtcatcgtaggggaggtttttgccatcattcccgcgttataatcaccagccaatcaaggtggtcactttcatcaagcttgtgcatgagtaatgacgtcaaccatagcaacgaagactcacttttagtttaggagtgggcgtttctccttactaaaagtaggtctgaaaggctttgtgaataacttttaagggaaaactcctaactaaaatcttctagggcgatttaggagtactcttagtggtaagataagatgctttgtgaatacgggccctggtctgcatgtctatgtctatgtatgCAGGTGACCTAGACATGCTATGAATATCTCTGtccttctatctatctctctctctctacatctggAAATACCTGGTCtgcatgtctatgtctatgtatgCATAGGCTTGGGTGGCCTAGACATGCTATGAATctatctcgttctctctctctctctctctctctctctctctctctctctctctctctctctctctctctctctctctctctctcttctcgttctctctctctctctctctctctctctctctctctctctctctctctctctttcaatttcCTATTAGATCTCTGTCTGTAGACCCCCTACAAGACTTCCACTTCTCGCCCTATTGTTTGATTTCTGTTATATCATAGTATCTGGCGTGTGCCTTTGGCTTTAACTGAGCTGACTTTTATTGCAGTGCTCGACACGAAGCACTTCAGAAACTGTCTACCTTCTTTACGCCACGTCCTACATCTGACGACACCACGCCAGACAACAGCCCAGCGTGAGTCTCTTATCTGCCATCTCCTTCAGTGCAGTCTCTCCTTAATGTCACAATACCACACCCTTCAGCGAGTGATTTACTGACCATctgaattttttttcttttcatttgctTTGTCCATCATCTCCTCCTGAAGCACGGAGAACGAGCCAAGTAAGTCCATGCCTTGCGAGCAGCTTGTTTATGGTCTGATAGCCTCTGGCTCTGCTGTCACAGAACAGATATGCGGCTAATAGCACTGTGGCTTTTGCACATAGTGTTTGGGAATGTATCAGGGACGTGGGTAAAAATAAACATGACATTTCAGCTTGTGTTACACTGTTGCGTTACTTAATGCGTTTTCTCTTCCTTATTGGTTTACAGGCACTGAAGCCCATTTGACCAGCAGGTAGGCCTTCCACTTAAACATCccccacccaccaacacacacacacacacacacacacacacgcacacacacgcacacacacacacacacacacacacacacacacacactctctcacacacacacacacaagagtcacacacacacacacacacacacacacacacacacacacacagaagagtcaCACACGCTGGCATTCGGATGTTGTGCAactgctcagctcagctctggaCTGCAGTCGCACTGGTTTGGCAGCATAGCTGGGTTCTGCAGGCTAAAAAGTcccattgttgttgtgtgggtCCAGGTGGCT
This genomic interval carries:
- the LOC134102583 gene encoding calphotin, with translation MMEQEELLDFKALRAKFQQEDALKLINKPAIPQKPKVIPPPPTGTRASASLISSINAAVENRRAPRVVFKDDKRPTSKPTSPQSAAPKSKDKETVVKPELVDKKQKKEADLIMQAMKDKKLPMVLPVAVPAPAPEPVSPTQPAKPPTPKKKGIFTFKKPLKPPKVKAGSVDSVSPPISPSPPSPPSSASTPVVDVPVVQKALLPPIPVIPTPPSSPDPVVTEAAIAAPDVPPLDVPEISPPSIPEPEVPAPEDAAQHIPEPELPAFETPQEPLSVLDVESSTPEIAVEAIPEPDIPAPDIPAPDIPAPDIPAPDIPALDIPTQIAPEVAEVPEIDFSVSDIPAPEMSVPDEPVLEISALDIPTPIIPPPEIPDSDAPDPEISDLVIPDPVIQDVDITDPSIPDVASLDPPASFSPTPSIPASVSLVVSRTPSPEQVASPEQVASPEQVASPEQVAVPEPASSPLPPELPPAPVEFAEVEEDAALETQQESGSASTEEMPEEPRSPTPPKPVTALSVLERAEESSPEKRTTPSDQRILNLLEKAKRKHAVKAAKTPSPSLSPSVSPVPPVPPVRMTPTLTDHTPPVSPTLSLPELPPVDYENSAEKAGTDQGRPVALVNGFDHRQVSPILEEPAMEEAQAEVPPATPARKPLPPVPSLGPAPDKPHLPPVVDLGPYQLISQIPEPQEEDVGIPAPEDFSPEEPAVDARNLSPVVPECEDVPDIGTPEVEIPGFGISESSTLEEAVASAEPETPEEAAGALDEIYEDAELGSPVAELPETEAEAADSLDSPVSQNAEMPIGPPQESPPETADQTTNKKKSKKRKSPPKNPYADSQAAPEETQKSGWFKPKKSSSEIAEEKELKKKEKQREKEREKEREKEKKEQKEREKKENEMKKKFKITGQEEAMYEAKVTVDCKGKNNDLPVKSGDLVSIIRTTNCPKGKWLARDSANKYGYISVKSVELDIKEMMELGKKVKTLSRANATGQENGEPPNLDSGMANQYELSQSFSDDDEWNDDDDHEPLSPTELSQSMDNGLYSTLSIPDTVSPEPESLEHNLSDATDNPHMHARHEALQKLSTFFTPRPTSDDTTPDNSPATENEPSTEAHLTSSFTEEVNPEVPDAEILPPPDLYADVITEESLYTYSN